The Clostridium chauvoei genome has a window encoding:
- a CDS encoding PLP-dependent aminotransferase family protein yields MKFNFKISFIEEVPKYIQIANNIKRLIDNKEIQDGEKLPTIRTLALELDVNNVTIVNAYKKLKNEGYAYQKVGSGTYAKRKDILPTFNREYNKCFKRINQEQLESIIDFTGETSTQVYFPMDEFKSVINKVLDRDGANALIMKEPLGYEELRKTINKAFWNDSLNLDNILIVSGAQQGIDIASKAMLNINDNVIVEKPTYGGALSVFKWRRANIFEVKIKEDGIDIDEFEEVLKKNKIRCFYTMSYFHNPTGISYSRDKKLKLLELAEKYDFYIIEDDYLSELIYEDGHVHEPFKKLDKNDRVIYIKSFSKIFLPGIRLGYIITPDEFRENIQNSKINTDIATSSLMQRALELYIRDGFWKGHIAFQKEECKKKYNLMKTLIEQHLLDKVNYTDPKGGINFYLELKDKSRTSKELFYLLKNKDVYITPGVIFFRYPSDGDYTFRIGFSQVDEEKIVKGIEIISKELK; encoded by the coding sequence ATGAAGTTTAATTTTAAGATATCCTTTATAGAAGAAGTTCCTAAATATATTCAAATAGCAAATAATATAAAAAGGCTTATAGATAATAAGGAAATACAAGATGGAGAAAAGTTACCTACTATAAGAACTTTAGCTTTAGAATTAGATGTAAATAATGTAACTATAGTAAATGCATATAAAAAATTAAAAAATGAAGGGTATGCTTATCAAAAAGTAGGATCAGGAACGTATGCTAAGAGAAAAGATATATTACCTACTTTTAATAGGGAATATAATAAGTGTTTTAAGAGAATAAATCAAGAACAATTAGAAAGTATAATAGATTTTACTGGAGAAACCTCAACACAAGTATACTTCCCTATGGATGAATTTAAAAGTGTTATTAATAAGGTATTAGATAGAGATGGAGCTAATGCTTTAATTATGAAAGAACCCTTAGGATATGAAGAACTAAGAAAAACTATAAACAAAGCTTTTTGGAATGATTCATTAAATTTGGATAATATATTAATTGTTTCAGGAGCTCAACAAGGAATAGATATAGCATCTAAAGCGATGTTAAATATAAATGATAATGTAATAGTTGAAAAACCAACCTATGGAGGTGCATTATCGGTATTTAAATGGAGAAGAGCCAATATATTTGAAGTTAAAATTAAAGAAGATGGTATAGACATTGATGAATTTGAAGAAGTATTAAAAAAGAATAAAATTAGATGCTTTTATACTATGAGTTATTTTCATAATCCTACTGGGATAAGCTATAGTAGAGATAAAAAGCTAAAATTATTAGAACTTGCAGAAAAATATGATTTTTATATTATAGAAGATGATTATTTATCAGAGCTTATTTATGAAGATGGACATGTACATGAGCCTTTTAAGAAGTTAGATAAAAATGATAGGGTTATTTATATAAAGAGTTTTTCGAAAATATTTTTACCAGGAATAAGATTGGGCTATATAATAACCCCAGATGAATTTAGAGAGAATATTCAAAACTCTAAAATAAACACAGATATAGCAACATCAAGTCTTATGCAAAGAGCATTAGAATTATATATAAGAGATGGATTTTGGAAAGGGCATATTGCTTTTCAAAAAGAAGAATGTAAAAAGAAATATAACTTAATGAAAACTTTAATAGAACAACATTTATTAGATAAGGTAAATTATACTGATCCCAAGGGCGGAATAAATTTTTATTTAGAACTTAAAGATAAATCTAGAACATCTAAAGAATTATTTTATTTATTAAAGAATAAGGATGTTTATATAACTCCAGGAGTAATATTTTTTAGATATCCAAGTGATGGAGATTATACATTTAGAATAGGTTTTTCTCAAGTTGATGAAGAGAAGATAGTAAAAGGTATAGAAATTATTAGTAAGGAGTTAAAGTAA
- the hpt gene encoding hypoxanthine phosphoribosyltransferase, with protein MENKKRNILFTEEQIKTRIAELGKVITEEYKDKKLYVLPLLRGSFVFGADIFRALDCKAKVGFMTTSSYGHGEHSTGEVKVVNDIPDNIEGWDVLIVDDIMDTGYTMEFVINYVKSRGANSVKTCVLLDKPSRRKVSLTPDYCCFEIEDLFVVGYGLDYESFYRNVPYVFNWES; from the coding sequence ATAGAAAATAAAAAACGTAATATACTTTTTACAGAAGAACAAATTAAAACTAGAATAGCGGAATTAGGAAAAGTTATAACTGAAGAATATAAAGATAAAAAACTTTATGTTTTACCTCTACTTAGAGGAAGCTTTGTGTTTGGAGCTGATATATTCAGAGCATTAGATTGCAAAGCTAAAGTTGGGTTTATGACAACTTCTAGTTATGGTCATGGTGAGCATAGTACTGGTGAAGTTAAAGTAGTTAATGATATTCCTGATAATATAGAAGGTTGGGATGTATTAATTGTTGATGATATAATGGATACAGGATATACTATGGAATTCGTTATAAACTATGTTAAAAGCCGTGGAGCAAATTCAGTTAAAACTTGCGTGCTACTAGATAAGCCTTCAAGAAGAAAAGTAAGCCTTACACCTGACTATTGCTGCTTTGAAATAGAAGATTTATTCGTAGTTGGCTATGGATTAGATTATGAAAGTTTTTATAGAAATGTTCCTTACGTATTTAACTGGGAAAGCTAA
- the yunB gene encoding sporulation protein YunB gives MNYYTKKPKKHIKIKHKKLILVIITIFFVFNSLLYFFDRSILPALINIAEIEMKREATDIIQQTALDIYSKYFNYDDVMIIEKDNEGNITMVRADTVKLNYLSSKLILECNKKIDELENLGIKIPMGYMTNNSVTHNLGPKINIKMEQVGNISSNYESVFESAGINQTRHKIYLNVKLNMKVIIPLNSEEVEVTCQIPIAETIIVGKIPDTALEFNKQ, from the coding sequence ATGAACTATTATACAAAAAAACCTAAAAAGCATATAAAAATTAAGCATAAAAAGCTTATATTGGTCATTATTACCATATTTTTTGTTTTTAATTCTTTATTATATTTTTTTGATAGAAGTATTTTGCCAGCATTGATAAATATAGCAGAAATTGAAATGAAGAGAGAAGCAACAGATATAATACAACAAACTGCATTAGATATTTATTCAAAATATTTTAATTATGATGACGTTATGATAATTGAAAAAGATAATGAAGGTAATATTACCATGGTAAGAGCAGATACTGTAAAATTAAATTATCTTTCATCAAAGTTAATCTTAGAGTGTAATAAGAAAATAGATGAATTAGAGAATTTAGGTATAAAAATTCCAATGGGATATATGACTAACAATTCTGTAACTCATAATTTAGGTCCTAAAATAAATATTAAAATGGAGCAAGTAGGGAATATATCTAGTAATTACGAGTCAGTATTTGAAAGTGCTGGAATAAATCAGACAAGGCATAAAATATATTTAAATGTAAAATTAAATATGAAAGTTATAATACCTTTAAATAGTGAAGAAGTAGAAGTTACTTGTCAAATTCCTATAGCAGAAACTATAATAGTTGGAAAAATACCAGATACAGCCTTGGAATTTAATAAACAATAA
- the hflX gene encoding GTPase HflX, whose protein sequence is MIYGNIDGVKKCFLEELENLYKTKVLKDETFSMEILETITRISTILEREVSVGVDRRGKVVSVAIGDSTSVEIGMIDIKEKRLSGVRIIHTHPNGLCNFSALDLTALLKLKLDAIVAVGIYGGKIIDCSLGMLTITDDMLDYEEKNNLSVDEILSINILDKIKYIEGLIKEKEIIEEDEEKAILVGSDTKESLEELKELTKACEIPVLDMIFQSRSKIDPAFYIGKGKVLEIAHLRQTERANLIIFDDELSGSQVRNLEAALGAKVIDRTTLILEIFARRARSKESKIQVELAQLKYRLGRLQGLGTVLSRTGGGIGTRGPGEKKLETDRRHIRETIYDLNAELKKIKKIRETQREKRNKESIPKVSLVGYTNAGKSTLRNKLCDIATQKEAKEKEKVFEADMLFATLDITTRAIVLGNKGVVTLTDTVGFVRKLPHDLVEAFKSTLEEVIYSDLLCHVVDTSSNYALEQIKAVEDVLEELGAKDKDTILVLNKIDKATEEQIQVVKEACKEYNTIEISAKEGLNLENLLKIIEEQLPYKMKKCEYLIPYDRSDMNSYLHRNGRVFEEDYRNEGTYMLVELDDETFNKSSEFIINTII, encoded by the coding sequence ATGATATATGGAAATATAGATGGAGTAAAAAAGTGTTTTTTAGAAGAGCTTGAAAATCTTTATAAAACTAAAGTTCTTAAAGATGAAACCTTTAGCATGGAAATTTTAGAAACTATAACTCGTATATCTACTATTTTAGAAAGAGAAGTAAGTGTAGGCGTTGATAGAAGAGGAAAAGTAGTTTCTGTAGCAATTGGAGATTCCACTTCTGTTGAAATAGGAATGATAGATATAAAGGAAAAGAGATTATCTGGAGTTAGAATAATCCATACACATCCAAATGGCTTATGCAATTTCTCAGCTTTAGATTTAACTGCTTTATTAAAATTAAAATTAGATGCTATAGTAGCAGTAGGAATTTACGGTGGTAAAATTATAGATTGTTCATTGGGTATGTTAACTATAACTGATGATATGTTAGATTATGAAGAAAAAAACAATCTTTCTGTTGATGAAATTCTTTCAATAAATATTTTAGATAAGATTAAATATATTGAAGGGTTAATAAAAGAAAAAGAAATAATAGAAGAAGATGAAGAAAAAGCTATATTAGTAGGCTCTGATACAAAAGAAAGTCTTGAAGAATTAAAAGAACTTACAAAAGCTTGTGAAATTCCAGTTTTAGATATGATTTTTCAAAGTAGAAGTAAAATAGATCCAGCTTTTTATATAGGAAAAGGAAAGGTTTTAGAAATAGCTCATTTAAGACAAACAGAAAGAGCGAATCTGATTATTTTTGATGACGAACTTTCAGGTTCACAAGTTAGAAACTTAGAGGCTGCACTTGGGGCTAAAGTAATAGATAGAACTACATTAATACTAGAGATATTTGCAAGAAGAGCTAGAAGTAAGGAATCTAAAATTCAAGTAGAATTAGCTCAACTTAAATATAGATTAGGAAGACTTCAAGGATTAGGAACAGTACTTTCAAGAACAGGAGGAGGTATTGGGACTAGAGGACCTGGAGAAAAGAAACTTGAAACTGATAGAAGACATATAAGAGAAACGATATATGATTTAAATGCAGAACTTAAAAAGATTAAAAAAATAAGGGAAACACAAAGAGAAAAAAGAAACAAAGAGAGTATTCCAAAAGTATCATTAGTAGGATATACAAATGCCGGTAAATCTACTTTGAGAAATAAGCTTTGCGATATAGCAACGCAAAAAGAAGCTAAGGAAAAAGAAAAAGTTTTTGAAGCAGATATGTTATTTGCAACATTAGATATTACTACTAGAGCTATAGTTTTAGGTAACAAAGGAGTAGTAACTCTTACAGATACAGTAGGGTTTGTAAGAAAATTACCTCATGATTTAGTAGAGGCATTTAAATCTACTCTTGAGGAAGTTATATATTCAGATTTATTATGTCATGTTGTAGATACATCATCTAATTATGCTTTAGAACAAATAAAGGCAGTAGAAGATGTATTAGAAGAACTTGGAGCTAAAGATAAGGATACTATATTGGTTTTAAATAAAATAGATAAAGCCACAGAAGAACAAATTCAAGTGGTAAAGGAAGCTTGCAAGGAATATAATACAATTGAAATATCAGCTAAAGAAGGATTAAACTTAGAAAACCTTTTGAAAATTATAGAGGAACAACTTCCTTATAAAATGAAAAAGTGTGAGTATTTAATTCCATATGATAGAAGCGATATGAACTCATATCTTCATAGAAATGGAAGAGTATTTGAAGAGGACTATAGAAATGAAGGAACATATATGCTTGTTGAATTAGATGACGAAACTTTTAATAAATCAAGCGAATTTATAATAAATACAATAATATAA
- a CDS encoding YebC/PmpR family DNA-binding transcriptional regulator codes for MSGHSKWHNIQNKKGKADAKRGKIFTKLGKELVIAVKNGGPIPDNNPKLRDTIAKAKAANMPNDTIQRSIKKASGELASVNYEKIVYEGYGPSGVAVIVETLTDNKNRSAGNVRSAFTKGGGNMGAAGCVGFMFQEKGEIVIEKADLDEDELMMMALDAGAEDFAAEEEVFIVTTAPEDFSQVREALEAEGIEFLEAEVKMIPDTYTEINEDDAKKFQKMLNLLEDDDDVQEVWHNAESEFLD; via the coding sequence ATGTCAGGACATTCAAAATGGCATAATATCCAAAATAAAAAGGGAAAAGCAGATGCAAAGAGAGGAAAGATTTTTACTAAATTAGGTAAAGAATTAGTAATTGCAGTTAAAAATGGAGGGCCTATACCTGACAATAACCCAAAACTAAGAGATACAATAGCTAAGGCAAAGGCGGCTAATATGCCTAATGATACAATACAAAGATCAATAAAAAAGGCTTCAGGAGAACTTGCTAGTGTAAATTACGAAAAAATAGTATATGAAGGTTATGGTCCATCAGGGGTAGCTGTAATAGTAGAAACATTAACAGACAATAAAAATAGATCAGCAGGAAATGTAAGAAGTGCCTTCACAAAAGGTGGCGGAAATATGGGGGCTGCTGGATGTGTAGGATTTATGTTCCAAGAAAAGGGAGAAATTGTTATAGAAAAAGCGGACTTAGACGAAGATGAATTAATGATGATGGCGTTAGATGCAGGAGCAGAAGATTTTGCTGCTGAAGAAGAAGTATTTATAGTTACAACAGCGCCAGAAGATTTTAGTCAAGTAAGAGAAGCTTTAGAGGCAGAAGGAATAGAATTCTTAGAAGCAGAAGTTAAGATGATTCCAGATACTTATACTGAAATCAATGAAGATGATGCTAAGAAATTCCAAAAAATGTTAAATTTACTTGAAGATGATGATGATGTTCAAGAAGTTTGGCATAATGCTGAATCTGAATTTTTAGATTAG
- a CDS encoding transglycosylase domain-containing protein codes for MAKKDNSKLDKSQAKAKKNGNKKNQSKYKKFFKRFLLGILIATLLFSVVGLGYVFAIIKSAPPLDVNAILNLSQPSMLYDNKGQYIDNLPTEEERYVLDFDKIPQNLKDACVAIEDERFYQHKGIDIRRILGALYRDVIYIFTGDGGLHGASTLTQQLIKNTVLTNETTIERKVKEIYLSLKLESKISKDEILKTYLNTIPLGGLVYGVQAASLYYFEKPAEQLTLPECAFIAGLTQAPTTYSPYNPENKENPVKYLDRTKTVLMKMRDLGYITQAEFDEAYKFVDNNEFAFSQSETDYTLNYEWFAYPAVDQVKKDLKDKYKYTDEEISKLMVNGGLKIYTTMDRTIQDSTQAILDNRDNLSIDQYANPEEFDENGVPLLQASAVVMDYRTGEVKALIGGRGTQPARSTNRAYDILRSIGSTTKPLTVYGPAIDSKQFTAASVIDDAPLPASIGDQYGGYSPNNWNFKFDGLITPRESLALSKNVPTVIVEHTIGTKTGLSYAQKLGLVYDDSTTLSTLALGESNDPSEGGNTLILSAAFGTFGNKGIYTEPRLYTKVVDATGKVILESEPKQTQVFSPQAAYIMQELLKGPLTFDGANAKLSNVPVIGKTGTTEKVTDFLFEGLTPYYSGAVWIGYDNHRPMGGASYSSSAAALWGRVMSPIHDGLEYKEIAEMPEGVVSVPVCRDSGKRPTDLCSRDPRGSRIHNELFIAGTEPTGVCDVHVSAKVNKNNNKLATENTPKSLIQDRVFIRKDNPYSGTADYPYILPTQKDDTKPEPPKKVENQHNNNNNNNTNNNPTNPDNATDNNVGDTNNDHENNNGSAGDNPNENNRNLPHPNNNERNNFFRANPLLTLRGLYNLIY; via the coding sequence ATGGCTAAGAAAGATAATTCTAAACTAGATAAAAGCCAAGCTAAAGCTAAGAAAAATGGTAATAAGAAAAATCAGTCTAAATATAAAAAATTTTTTAAGAGGTTTTTACTCGGAATATTAATAGCCACATTATTATTTTCCGTTGTAGGACTAGGTTATGTTTTTGCAATTATTAAAAGTGCTCCGCCACTTGATGTAAATGCAATATTAAACTTAAGTCAACCTTCTATGCTTTATGATAATAAAGGCCAATACATTGATAATCTTCCAACTGAAGAAGAAAGATATGTACTTGATTTTGATAAAATACCTCAAAATCTTAAAGATGCATGTGTTGCAATAGAAGATGAACGTTTTTACCAACATAAAGGTATTGACATTAGAAGAATATTAGGTGCTCTTTATAGAGATGTTATTTATATTTTCACCGGTGATGGTGGACTTCATGGAGCTTCCACTCTTACTCAGCAACTTATTAAAAATACTGTTTTAACTAATGAAACTACTATAGAAAGAAAAGTTAAGGAAATTTATCTATCTTTAAAACTAGAATCTAAAATTTCTAAAGATGAAATTCTAAAAACATACCTTAATACAATTCCTTTAGGTGGATTAGTTTATGGTGTTCAAGCTGCGTCTCTTTACTACTTTGAAAAACCTGCTGAACAACTAACACTTCCTGAGTGTGCATTTATTGCAGGGCTTACACAAGCTCCAACAACTTATAGTCCTTATAATCCTGAGAACAAGGAAAATCCTGTCAAATATCTTGATAGAACTAAAACTGTTCTTATGAAGATGAGGGATTTAGGATATATAACACAAGCAGAATTTGATGAAGCTTATAAATTTGTAGACAATAATGAATTTGCTTTTTCTCAATCTGAAACAGACTATACTTTAAATTATGAATGGTTTGCTTACCCTGCTGTAGATCAGGTAAAAAAAGATTTGAAAGATAAATATAAATATACAGATGAAGAAATTTCAAAACTTATGGTTAATGGTGGTTTAAAAATATATACTACAATGGATAGAACTATTCAAGATTCTACTCAAGCTATATTAGATAATAGAGATAACCTTTCAATAGATCAATATGCTAACCCTGAGGAATTTGATGAAAATGGAGTTCCACTACTTCAAGCTTCAGCTGTTGTAATGGACTATAGAACTGGTGAAGTTAAAGCATTAATTGGAGGTAGAGGTACTCAACCTGCAAGATCAACTAATAGAGCTTATGATATTTTAAGATCTATTGGATCAACTACAAAACCATTAACAGTTTATGGTCCTGCTATTGATAGCAAGCAATTTACTGCAGCATCCGTTATAGATGATGCTCCATTACCAGCTTCAATCGGTGATCAATATGGTGGATATAGTCCAAATAACTGGAACTTTAAGTTTGATGGTTTAATTACACCACGTGAATCACTTGCATTATCTAAAAATGTTCCTACAGTTATAGTCGAACATACAATTGGAACTAAAACTGGTTTATCTTATGCTCAAAAACTTGGTTTAGTTTATGATGATAGTACTACATTATCAACTTTAGCACTTGGTGAATCTAATGATCCTAGTGAAGGTGGTAATACTTTAATTCTATCAGCAGCCTTTGGTACCTTCGGTAATAAAGGTATTTATACTGAACCAAGACTTTATACAAAAGTTGTAGATGCAACTGGTAAGGTTATATTAGAATCTGAACCGAAGCAAACTCAAGTATTTTCACCGCAAGCTGCATATATAATGCAAGAGTTGCTAAAAGGACCTCTTACTTTTGATGGCGCTAACGCTAAACTTAGTAATGTTCCTGTAATAGGTAAAACTGGTACTACTGAGAAGGTTACTGATTTCCTATTTGAAGGTTTAACACCATATTATTCAGGTGCTGTATGGATTGGATATGATAATCATAGACCTATGGGTGGTGCAAGTTATAGTTCATCAGCTGCTGCCTTATGGGGTAGAGTTATGTCCCCTATTCACGACGGTTTAGAATACAAAGAAATTGCAGAAATGCCTGAAGGTGTTGTAAGTGTTCCTGTGTGTAGAGATTCAGGAAAAAGACCTACAGATCTTTGCTCAAGAGATCCAAGAGGATCTAGAATTCATAATGAGTTATTTATAGCTGGCACAGAACCTACTGGCGTATGTGATGTTCATGTTAGTGCTAAAGTAAATAAAAATAATAATAAATTAGCTACAGAAAATACTCCAAAATCTTTAATTCAAGATAGAGTATTTATAAGAAAAGATAATCCTTATTCAGGAACTGCTGATTATCCATATATACTTCCAACACAAAAGGATGATACAAAACCAGAACCACCAAAAAAAGTGGAAAATCAACATAATAATAACAACAATAATAATACTAATAATAATCCTACTAATCCTGATAATGCTACAGATAATAATGTTGGGGATACCAATAATGATCATGAAAATAACAATGGTAGTGCTGGAGATAATCCTAATGAAAATAATAGAAATCTTCCTCACCCTAATAATAATGAAAGAAATAATTTCTTTAGAGCTAATCCATTATTAACATTAAGAGGATTGTATAATTTAATTTATTAA
- a CDS encoding YigZ family protein, with product MGYVTIKEFGEDRFTEKKSEFIGYAKRCETEEEAKEFVAEIKSMHKQARHNCWAYVIGENMGIQRYSDDGEPQGTAGIPILEVMKKSDITDCAVVVTRYFGGILLGAGGLTRAYTKGASIALKAGGVVEKVSGIKLTSTIDYDMLGKIQYICGQNNWHIEEVEYSDKVKVNILAEIEVSDEIEKQFIEATSGKIQIDKSKEEIYFKEENRLFKCIE from the coding sequence ATGGGGTATGTAACTATAAAAGAGTTTGGAGAAGATAGATTTACAGAGAAAAAATCTGAATTTATAGGATATGCAAAGAGATGTGAAACAGAAGAGGAAGCTAAAGAATTTGTTGCTGAAATAAAAAGTATGCATAAGCAAGCTAGACATAATTGTTGGGCATATGTTATTGGAGAAAACATGGGGATTCAAAGATATAGTGATGATGGAGAACCACAAGGAACAGCAGGGATTCCTATATTAGAAGTTATGAAAAAAAGTGATATTACAGATTGTGCAGTAGTAGTAACAAGATATTTTGGAGGAATATTATTAGGAGCTGGGGGACTTACTAGAGCATATACAAAAGGAGCTTCAATTGCGTTAAAAGCTGGTGGAGTTGTTGAAAAAGTATCTGGAATAAAATTAACAAGTACAATAGATTACGATATGTTAGGAAAAATTCAATATATATGTGGACAAAATAATTGGCATATAGAAGAAGTAGAATATTCAGATAAAGTTAAGGTTAATATATTAGCAGAGATAGAGGTATCTGATGAAATAGAAAAACAATTTATAGAAGCAACAAGTGGAAAAATACAAATAGATAAATCAAAAGAAGAGATTTATTTTAAAGAAGAAAATAGATTATTTAAATGTATAGAATAA
- a CDS encoding nucleotidyltransferase domain-containing protein, with translation MARAIIDYQKAFKEITNTLTKNENILSIFVFGSIVSGDLWEESDIDLFVLCKDEFDEVRDVYLESLSIPIHIKFLSKDSFVNLCNEVGKKSIIKDTLMSSKLIYSKDSDIEKFYSEIKYIASKDKEIWNLVYLGKLLKDIGICKKYLHNGGIYTCYEILIRVLDNYSKLYLSMNGFSVSKDSLTMACNFNDSFDEKVNKILFKELDVNNINEILKYIEDFVDINLKDSTKELLEFLKEQNIPLSSYEIQNNDIFKNFDIKLENILKRLYKNNIILKSVRDFKDPFGNLLTEENVYSYK, from the coding sequence ATGGCAAGAGCAATAATTGATTATCAAAAAGCATTTAAAGAAATTACTAATACATTAACTAAAAATGAAAATATCTTATCTATATTTGTATTTGGAAGTATAGTTTCAGGAGATTTATGGGAAGAATCAGATATAGATTTATTTGTTTTATGTAAGGATGAGTTTGATGAAGTTAGAGATGTATATTTAGAATCATTATCTATACCAATTCATATTAAGTTTTTAAGCAAAGATTCCTTTGTTAATTTATGTAATGAAGTAGGTAAGAAGAGTATTATAAAAGATACTTTAATGTCTTCTAAGTTAATATATTCAAAAGATAGTGATATAGAAAAATTTTATAGCGAAATAAAGTATATAGCATCTAAAGATAAGGAAATCTGGAATCTTGTATATCTAGGAAAGCTTCTTAAGGATATAGGGATTTGTAAAAAATATTTACATAATGGAGGAATATATACTTGTTATGAAATATTAATAAGAGTTTTAGATAACTACTCAAAATTATATTTAAGTATGAATGGATTCAGTGTAAGTAAGGATTCATTAACAATGGCATGTAACTTTAATGATTCTTTTGATGAAAAAGTAAATAAGATTTTATTTAAAGAGTTAGATGTAAATAATATAAACGAGATATTAAAATATATTGAAGACTTTGTAGATATTAATCTAAAGGATTCAACTAAGGAATTATTAGAATTTTTAAAAGAACAAAACATTCCTTTAAGTTCTTATGAAATACAAAATAATGATATATTTAAAAATTTTGATATAAAGTTAGAGAATATATTAAAAAGATTATATAAGAATAATATAATTTTAAAGTCTGTTAGGGATTTTAAAGATCCTTTTGGAAATCTTTTAACAGAAGAAAATGTATATTCATATAAATAA